The sequence below is a genomic window from Micromonospora aurantiaca ATCC 27029.
TGCACGGGCCGCTGCACGACCGGCTGGCCGACCTGGACGCCTCGGGCGGGCCGTGACGGCGCCGGACACGCGACAGGGCGGCCTCCCCGGGGGAGACCGCCCTGTGTCGTCGGTGCGCCCGTCGCCTACTTCTCGATCGGCATCGGGCAGGTGCCGGTCGGCGCCTGCGGTGCGCCCAGGTCGCCGAGCGACTGGTTGACCTCGGTGGTGGTGGCGAGCTGTTGGAACTGGTTGCCCAGCACCACGTCGACGACGTCGTCCTTGCGCTTGGGGTCGAACTTCTGGTTGGCCTCGTTGAGGAAGTACGCGCGCAGCAGGTGCGCCGAGCCCACGGCCTTGGGCCCGAACCGCAGCTCGGCCACGCCGTCGAACGCCTTGGTCTCGTTGCCGACCTTCTTGACCTGGAACTTGCGGTTGCGGAAGTCGTCCGCGACGCTGCCGGCCCGGCCGGCCTCGTCGGTGGCGTTGTAGACGTTGATCTTGACGTCCTTCTGTTCCCGCAGGCGCAGGTCGACCAGCGGCCAGCCATCGGGGCAGGCGGCCGCCGTACCGGCTGTGCCCTGACTGTCCTTCAGCACGGCGACGACCACGAAGACCAGGGCGACGACCGCCAGCAGTCCGACGACAACGAGTGCCCGCACTCGCGCAAAACTCATCCTGGGCGCTCCCCGGACAGTGATTGGGTGGTGGCGGGCGACGCGGTCGGGCCGCGACCTGTCGGCCGTCCAGTACGCCGCTGAGGTTAACGCTTGTCCGGCTCAGGCGTGGAAACAGTCCGACATACCGGCGCGCCACGCGGTGAACCGGTAGGACTACCCCTATCTTCGTGTCGCCTGAGTCACATTGGGAACAACTTCGGGCGCAGAGGCGTACATCTCTCCCGCGAGGGCGGTATACATGCCTCGCCCACAGGGGGGGTAAGGTTCCGCGCTCACCGGGGGCATTTCGCACCGGCGAGCCCGGCCCACCGCTCTTCGGGTCGGGTGCCCGACAGAGATGGTGGCCGGTCAGGGGAACCGAAACGGCGTCGTCCGGCGTTACAACCGGCAGCGACAATATCGATATTGGAGAGTGAAACCGATGGCCACCGACTACGACGCCCCGCGTCGCGACGAGGTCGACCTCGGCGAGGACAGCCTGGAAGAGCTCAAGGCCCGGCGGGTCGACTCACAGTCGGGTGCCGTGGACGTCGACGAGGCCGAGGTGGCCGAGAGCTTCGAGCTGCCCGGCGCCGATCTGGCCGACGAGGAGCTCACGGTCAAGGTCCTCCCGATGCAGCAGGACGAGTTCCGGTGCGCCCGCTGCTTCCTGGTCCACCACCGCAGCCAGCTGGCGGTCGAGCGCAACGGCGACCTGATCTGCCGCGAGTGCGTCTGATCCCGGCCGGGGACACCAGCGGCGGCCTCCTCGACGGGGCCGCCGCTGTTCGAGCCGCCGCCGTGCGCGCTCGGCCGGGAGCTGCTTGACTCGTACGGGCGGCTGCCACGCCGCGCGGAGCAGGAGGGCGGACGGGTGAGCGAGCGCAGCGAAGAAGGCGGCCCGGACAAGCCCGGCCCGGACGTACCGGGCCCGGACAGCCCGGACACCGCGGAGCTGGGCGCCACCGTCGCCGCCCTGACCGCCGACGACATCGCGCCCGCCCGCCGGCGGCAACTGCTGACCCGGCTGGTCGGGCAGGCCCGCGCCCGCGGGATCACCGACCTGTTCAAGCCCCGCGCGGCGGTGCGCTGGATGACCGACACGGTCGCCGAGGTCGCCCCGCACGTGCCGATCCGCGACCTCGCCACGCTGCGGCGGCACTTTCCCGGCCTGGACGACGAGGCGCTCGCCGACCGGCTGGTCCGCAACGCTTCCCGCGCCACCGCCGGAGTCGGTGCCGCGGGCGGCGGGGTCGCCGCCGTCGAATGGGCGGTCACGCCCACCCTGCTCTCCGCTCCCGTCCTGCTGGCCGCCGAGACGGTGGCCGTGGTGGCGATCGAGCTGAAACTGATCGGGGAACTGCACGAGGTCCACCGGGTGCCGCTGCCGCCCGGCGGCACCGGCCGTGCCGTGGCGCTCGTGCAGTCCTGGGCCACCCAGCGAGGGGTCAACCCGATGATGCCGGGCGTCGGGGTGAGCGCGGTGCTCGGCACCGCCGCCCGCCGGGAACTGCGGGACAGCCTGATGCGCCGCTTCGGGCGCAACCTCACCACGCTCGGGCCGTTCCTGACCGGCGCCGCCGTGGCCGGCTACCTCAACCGCCGGGCCACCCGCGCGCTCGGCGAGCAACTGCGCAAGGACCTGCGGCGTACCGCGCGTGCCCTGCCGGAGGCGCCGTCCTGACCGGTCCCGGGCCGAGCCGGGCCGTGGCGGGCCGAGCCGGGTCGCGGTGGGCCGCGGCGGGCCGCGGTGGACGGTCAGGCCGCGTCGCGGGCGGCCAGCAGGGCGGTCGCCAGCTGGACCGGGTGCCGCGTGCTGACCACCCAGAACGGCGTCGGGTCGGCCGGGTCGTCCAGCACCACCTGCACCGCGCCACCGATCCACGGCCGCTGCACCACGAAGGCGAGCGGGTCGGAGCCGACGCCGAGCACCTCGCGCCGGCCGGCCGCGTCCAGCGGCACCACGTCCGCGACGTACCGCACCGGCAGGTGGGCGTCGTCGACCCGCAGCTCGCCGTCACGCACCTCGACCCGGATCCGGCCCAGCCACCACAGTGCGGCCACCGCAGCGGGGATCAGCAGCACGAACGGCAGCCAGGCGCGCACCCCGGTCGCGCCCATCCAGAGCTCGACCGCGAGCAGACCGGCCGCGGCCAGCCCGGCCGGCCAGGCCCACCAGGGCAGCCCGAGACGCTCCGCGTACGGCGCGGCGGTGGCCGTCGGGGCGGCCGGAGATGACGACTGACGCACACAGACGAGGGTACGGCGCGCGAGCGGCCCGGCAACCGGCAGGATGGCAGGGACACCCCGCAGGACCGGACGGAAGAGGATGACCGTGACAGACGTCGTACCCGTGCCCGTGCGGCTGCTCGACCCGGAGCTGCCACTGCCGGCGTACGCCCATCCCGGCGACGCCGGTGCGGACCTGGTGGCCGCCGCGGACGTCGAGCTGCCCCCCGGCGGCCGGGCCCTGGTGCCCACGGGCGTGGCGGTGGCGCTGCCGGACGGCTACGTCGGGCTGGTGCACCCCCGATCCGGACTCGCGGCCAGACTCGGCGTGACGGTGCTCAACGCGCCCGGTACGGTCGACGCCGGCTACCGGGGTGAGATCCTGGTCAACCTGATCAACCACGATCGGGACACGCCGGCCAAGATCAGCCGGGGTGACCGCATCGCGCAGCTCGTGGTCCAGCGGGTCGCCCGGGCCGAGTTCCGGCCGGTGGCCGAGCTGCCCGAGTCCCGGCGTGGCACGGGCGGGCACGGGTCCACCGGCGGGCACGCCGGGCTGGTCCCGGCGCCGTCCGGCGGGCAGAGCGAAGAGGTGGCAGGGTGAGTGTGAACAGCGGAGGGTGGGCGCAGTGATCTTCTCCCGGAAGCGGGCCGACGAGGCGCGTGACAATGGGGTCCTCGACGCCGAGGAGACCCCGTCGGCGCCGGACCGCGGCCCGTACGACGTCAGCGAGGCCCCGGAGGCGCCTCGCCTCGACCTGGGCAGCCTGCGGATCCCGGCGGTGCCGGACGTCGAGGTGCGGGTCCAGGCCGACCCGCAGGGCGTGATCCAGCAGGTCGTGCTGGTGCACGGCCAGAACGCGCTCCAGCTCGGCGTCTTCGCCGCGCCCCGCTCCGAGGGCATCTGGGACGAGGTGCGCGAGGAGATCCGCCAGTCGCTCGTCAGCGACGGCGCGACCGCCCAGGAGGTCGAGGG
It includes:
- a CDS encoding LytR C-terminal domain-containing protein, whose translation is MRALVVVGLLAVVALVFVVVAVLKDSQGTAGTAAACPDGWPLVDLRLREQKDVKINVYNATDEAGRAGSVADDFRNRKFQVKKVGNETKAFDGVAELRFGPKAVGSAHLLRAYFLNEANQKFDPKRKDDVVDVVLGNQFQQLATTTEVNQSLGDLGAPQAPTGTCPMPIEK
- a CDS encoding DUF3710 domain-containing protein — protein: MIFSRKRADEARDNGVLDAEETPSAPDRGPYDVSEAPEAPRLDLGSLRIPAVPDVEVRVQADPQGVIQQVVLVHGQNALQLGVFAAPRSEGIWDEVREEIRQSLVSDGATAQEVEGEHGPELRARVGTPDGPTDLRFVGIDGPRWMVRGVFQGAAATDPAAAGPLAACLDGLVVDRGQEAKPVREPLPLRLPREVAEQQAADSQEV
- a CDS encoding DUF4193 domain-containing protein; the encoded protein is MATDYDAPRRDEVDLGEDSLEELKARRVDSQSGAVDVDEAEVAESFELPGADLADEELTVKVLPMQQDEFRCARCFLVHHRSQLAVERNGDLICRECV
- a CDS encoding DUF3093 domain-containing protein, whose translation is MRQSSSPAAPTATAAPYAERLGLPWWAWPAGLAAAGLLAVELWMGATGVRAWLPFVLLIPAAVAALWWLGRIRVEVRDGELRVDDAHLPVRYVADVVPLDAAGRREVLGVGSDPLAFVVQRPWIGGAVQVVLDDPADPTPFWVVSTRHPVQLATALLAARDAA
- the dut gene encoding dUTP diphosphatase encodes the protein MTDVVPVPVRLLDPELPLPAYAHPGDAGADLVAAADVELPPGGRALVPTGVAVALPDGYVGLVHPRSGLAARLGVTVLNAPGTVDAGYRGEILVNLINHDRDTPAKISRGDRIAQLVVQRVARAEFRPVAELPESRRGTGGHGSTGGHAGLVPAPSGGQSEEVAG